The Antedon mediterranea chromosome 11, ecAntMedi1.1, whole genome shotgun sequence genome window below encodes:
- the LOC140063076 gene encoding uncharacterized protein C15orf61-like → MTFKKIFGATKLLMRKTPKHLRPKSSEVLTCYLKQRNLPAWTSYFVRYSDINSDQFGQSHFNWDVEGTNYHILRTGCYPFIKYHCTKRPWQDLSIDNRLFGILKIVNLGIPCLAYGIGASFLITYKEVVKTSLGSVTILFLIKEDHNAMF, encoded by the exons ATGACATTTAAGAAAATCTTCGGCGCTACAAAACTGCTGATGAGAAAAACTCCAAAACATCTGAGACCGAAATCGTCTGAAGTCCTCACATGTTACTTAAAGCAACGTAATCTTCCAGCATGGACGTCATACTTTGTCAGATACTCTGATATTAACAGCGACCAATTTGGACAATCTCATTTCAATTGGGATGTAGAAGGGACAAACTATCATATTTTGAGAACTGGATGCTATCCATTTATTAAGTATCATTGCACTAAACGACCATGGCAAGATTTATCCATAGACAATAGATTGTTTggcattttgaaaattgtcaatcttg GTATTCCTTGCCTGGCGTACGGGATCGGAGCATCGTTTTTAATAACATACAAAGAAGTTGTAAAGACAAGCTTAGGATCTGTTACGATTCTGTTTTTGATTAAGGAAGACCATAATGCGATGTTTTGA